The genomic stretch TTACGTAAGTGGCACCTTCCCAAGAGGCTGGGTTCCCTGCTGGCACTAAGCCCCCAGTTGGCATCAACCCATCCAAAGCGTCAGCCATACTTAAACTAGCGGATAAAGCAAGACTGCTGGCCATCATGACAGCCAACAACCGTCTGCGGCTACGGGCAGCGCTGGAAGAAGCCTTGCCAGCATGGCCTGAGGCCGTTTCTGCCGCTGGAACGAACATGCCCAGATGCTTGCTATACACTAATCTAAATACGTTTTTATTCATGAAACACCTTTTAGACACATACCATCAAATGCACTTAAAGAATCTAATTTTAGAATCTAAAATTGTAAAATCTCAATTTACAGAACCCAAATTCAGCTAGCTAACAATACATCTAGCGATAGCTTGCCAGCCCATTTACCAATCGTAGCCGACACGGAAATGCAACCTTGTGTCACCTTCAACCACTGGGCCGGCACTCCGTAAAGCCTTTGCAAGCTCAACCTGGGCAAACATTTTATGCCAGCCTTTAAGACGCAAACCAAGGCCGTAAGAAGCTAAATTAAAAGTATCGGTTTGTTTGGGGAGCGGGTCGTTCACGCTTAAATGCGCAGCATCATAGAATGCAAGGCCATGCATATCGGCAATTTTGCCGGAGACATATTTAGCAAGTGGCGGCGTGCGCAGCTCAAAAGAGGTATTAATCCCCTGGTCGCCAAATGCTGAAGATTCCAAATAGCCCCTTACCGTGTCTAAGCCCCCTGCCACAAATTGCTCACTTGAAATAAGCGGCTGGTTTGACAATTGACCATTGACGTTGGCATACACCTGCCAGCCTTTGTATATGTTTTGAGTGTGCTTAAGCCCAGCACGAATATAAGCAAAATCTGACTGCGCTAAATAGCGCTTATTGGCAAACTCTTGTTCATCGTTACCCAAGCCACGCACTGAAAAAGTCACGCCAGTATTCAATTGCGTGGTGCTATCTTCGCCTTTAAGCGTGGCATCGTAGCCCATATTAAAAGGCGTGTATGCGATAGGCGTATTAAAACTATCCGAGCCCAGCACACCCACTGTTTCTTTAAAGTCTTTATAGTCAACACCCAAGGTGAGGCTGTGATAGTAAGTTTTTAGCGCTGGCAAAGGATGGATATAGCGCATGCCGACGATATTACCGTTACCGATCACTTTGTAGTCGCCCACTGCACTGATGTTACTTTTTGAAACTACGCCATACATCACCCAATAATCCCCAGCATAAGGAATCATATAAGTGCCTGAAACCACTTTAGTTTCGTTTAAATCTTCCGGCGTCACCTGAAAGCTCATGTTTAAACTATGGCCTGCTTGCCATAGATTGTCATAACGCATATAGCCGCTCAAGCGGGTTTCGGTGGTGTTATTGGAATAGCGGTTATTAAGCTCAATGCCGTTATGAAAAGGCAAGCTATCTTGCACTTTAAGATCCACTTCCACCTTGCCTGGCGTTTTGGATGGACGCAAAATGGGCGTTACACTTCGATCAGCGCTCCCATTGACAGCAGCCATTTGTTTTTGAATTTGGGTGAAGTTAGGAATAGTGCCTTCGGCAAAGTCTGGCACCTTATGCTTAATAGCGCCTAGCGCATAATAATGAGCGCCAAGCACGCGTAATTTTGCCACTTTGCCTTCTACTACCTCAAGCTTTACCACGCCCGAACCAACATCTTGTTCAGGAATATTCACGAGCACCGTCAAAAAGCCTGCGTCATGAAAGGTTTTTTCTAACGCCCCGCGCGCTAACTCTACGTCGTCTACACTTTTGGCTTCACCAAGAAAAGGATAAACGGCTTGCTCGATATTGTCAGTCGACAACACCGTATTGCCTTGAATTCGGTATTCCATAATGTCGAATACATTTTTTTCAGCTTCTGCATATGCAGCTAAGCTCAGTATCAACATCGGAATTAATAATAAAATTCGCACCTGATTTTTCTCAATCTTCATTGTTTATTGCCAGCAGCACTAAAAATGACTGCTTGATGGATAGTACTTAACATTCAGGCTAATTTTAGTTACCTTACGTTACATTAAAATGACATCTCAATATGAGTAAACGCACCCTTGCAAGCAAGGGTGCGTTTACATTTACAAAACAGCTATAAAAGCCTGCTAAAACTATTTCTTAGTAGTACAATTGCATAGGTGCGCAGTTGTTACCGAACTTAGTACCTTTAGCAACAAAAGTACCAACTTCACATGCTGAACCACCCATTGGAGACAACGCCATACCGCGACCTACATCAGTACAAGTTGCTGGATTACCTAAACCAGTTGCAATCTCGCCAATTAATGTTTCTGCATAAGTACCTTGAGCTGATGCCGGAACGAACGTGTTCATTTCCATTACAAATTTGTAGCTACCGTTAACCATCGTAGCGCGTGCAGTTGTTGTATCGCCAGCCTCAGGGTGAACGCCATCAATCTTGACATATTTGTAAGCTGCAGCCGGTAGATTTTCTAGTGAAACAACACCTAGGCCAAAGTTTTGTGTTGCATGGCTATTAATTGTTGTCAAAGCTGTTCGAACACCTGAAGTGCCAGACTGCTCAGTCACTGTAAATGTATCTGATGCTTGAGCAACAGTAGCTGGAGAAGTCTGACCTGCTGGAGCACCTGATGCACATGGGTTATTCAAGAAGAATGCATTTGATGAAGCTTGTGTACCTGATGTACCAGTACGACGCACCAAGTTAACATTTTTACCAGTACCAGCAGCACCTAAGATTGGAGCCCAATCAGTTTGGTAGCCACCACCATTTTGCACGATCGCTGCATATTGTGCAGAAGTAATATTAGGTGCATTCGTTGGGCTGAATGATGCATCTGCAGAATCCGCTGCTGCTGTTGATGCATAAATACCTTGCGCCACTTGAAGCGCGCGGTAAAGTTTTGTTGTTACAACAATACCAAAAGCTTGTTGTACGTTTGTTGCAGATTCAGTACCGTAAGCGCTGACGTCATAACCCCACAATTTTGCTTCAACATCTGAGAAACCACCTTGTGGTAACGCTGGTGCTGAGTCAGCCAAAGCAGCTGCAGTACCGCGATTACAATTGAATGACACAGGAATCGTAGTCGCGCCACCAGTTAAGTATGAAGGGTTATTTGTTGGTGTGTAAACACCAGAGCCACTACATGTTGCTGTACCAACGTTTTTAACGCGTTGCAAAACTGCTGGGAATGCTGAACCATCTGGAGCTGTACCAAGTGAAGCTGGCATATGCGGAGCATAAGCGTTGAAAGAACCACCGGATACTGTATGGTATAAAACTGTTACTGCACCAGCGCGTGTACAAGCGTAAGCATTAAAATCACCAAGACCACCTGGCTTACCCGCTGCTGTGTTGCTAGTGAAAATACTGACTGAGTTTGCATCACAACCACGTGCAAAGCTGTCAAATACGTTGAATGTTGGTGCTGAAGCACCTGACAACCAAACTTCTTGTAATGTACCTGCAGTACGTGCAGACACTACGTTTGCTTGCGTTACTGGCGCCGCAAATGCTTGACCAGCAACCAAAGTTGCTGCAACAGCTAATGCTAATTTAGTTAATTTCATTTTATGTCCTTAGATATTGTAATAAATAATTAAACTGATTTACGACGGCGAGCAATAAAGCCCATTAATCCAATACCAGCTAACATCATTGCAGTTGTATCCGCTTCCGGAACAGCTGCTACTGGTGCTGAAGCCACATAAGACAAAACACCATCAGCTGATAAGTTGAAATATGGATTAAAACCAGCATTGTTCAATTGTGTTGCTGTAACTAGTTGCAAGCCATTGCCAGCAACACTTGTTAAATTCCAAACATTTAAGTTTGTACCAACTAAACCGTTTGCATCTGAACCAAAGGCTCCAACTTTACCTGCATTACCACCGTAGGCAGATGAAACACCAACGTAAGCATTGCCGTTACTTGCATTATTAAAGCTACCGCCATCAGCAACGGCATTGTGTGATGCAGCACCATTGTTTGCATTGATGTAAACGTCAAATGATGACAATGCAGTAGTTAATGTTGAATTTGAAATACGAGCCATCACACCAGCACCAGTAGTGAACAATGACTGCGCACCAGCACCTGAACCCAATGCATCACCAGCAAACACAGCGTATTGAGCAGTACCCATGTTTGCAGCAGCTGTGAAAGAGTTCCATGCTGCTGACTGATCAACATTTGTTGAAAGATTCCAAGAAGCATCAGCAGTTTGAACGAAAGATTCCTTGGTGAAACCTAGATCGAATGTTGCAGAAACAGCACCTGTTGAATCAAACAATGACAAGATTAAACTTGAATTACCGCTAGCTGATGTTGCGATTGCAGCACTGGCTGGAACAGCAGCAACCAACGCTAGAGAAGCTACTAAAGCTTTAAATTTGAATTTCATAAAATTTCCTTTAAGAATACTACTTAAAAAAACAAAACATCACTTAAAATTTACGCGAAGTAGACTTTAAGGCGCTACTGTTAAATTTTTATGATGCTCATATAGTGCTTTCGGACTATATGCACGAACTTAGCTACTAAAATATTCAATCAAACATGAACCAAAAAATTAATACAAAAAACTTTTTTTGTTCATTCTTTGCACTATAAACATGAAGTATTGCAATAGTTTTATCAACGCCTAGTGCTTTCGGACTATAAAAAATAATTTTCTTTTACCTGATAATGATTCAATAAAACCGCTCAAATCCAAGCCCATTCTTAAGCCAATGATGAACTGAGGCCAGTAAATGGTGTGATGTGCAAAAACCAGCGATGTCACATTTGCGTCATTAAAAATACGTATGATTGCAATCCATCAATAAGATGATCCATCATAACAATCATGGCCTTTAGCAACGTGCTTTTGCCATACACAACATCTTTTATATATATAAGGAGTCGCCATGGTGACAAACAACTGTTTCTGCCGTCATATTATTCAGCGCGCATTAGCCATTTTATTCGCAAGCGTCAGCTTGCTGGCACACGCTGGCGTACAAGAGGATATTGCAACGATCCAATCAACGCTTGAAAGCAGAACGCCTCCAGTTAAAGCGAGGAGCGTGAAACCTTCGCCGATTGCTGGTTTATATGAAGTATTTGTCCAGGGCAATTTGATTTATACGGATAAAAACTTTTCTTACGTGATCGTTAATGGTGCGATGATGGACACGACGAGCAAGAAGAATCTAACTGAAGAAAGCTTAAAACAACTGACGACCATTAAATTTAGCGAGCTCCCTCTACAAAATGCGATTGAAATAAAAAAGGGTTCTGGTGCTTACAAGTTCGCAGTATTTAGTGATCCAGATTGTCCTTATTGCAAGTCGTTAGAAAGTGGCTTAGCAAAAGCTGGCATAAGCAATTACACCGCCTATATCTTTTTGCTTCCATTAAAAACCTTGCACCCCGATGCGGCGACAAAATCTGAATCCATCTGGTGCGCTAAAGATAAAGCGGAAGCATGGACTAATTTTATGGTGAAAGGCACAGCGCCAGAAAAGGCAAACTGTGACAATCCACTCTCTGCAAATGAAAAGCTTGCTGTTGAAATAGGTGTTTCAGGCACGCCTTCTATTTACTTAAAGAACGGCCATCAAACCCAAAAC from Candidatus Methylopumilus turicensis encodes the following:
- a CDS encoding ShlB/FhaC/HecB family hemolysin secretion/activation protein, encoding MKIEKNQVRILLLIPMLILSLAAYAEAEKNVFDIMEYRIQGNTVLSTDNIEQAVYPFLGEAKSVDDVELARGALEKTFHDAGFLTVLVNIPEQDVGSGVVKLEVVEGKVAKLRVLGAHYYALGAIKHKVPDFAEGTIPNFTQIQKQMAAVNGSADRSVTPILRPSKTPGKVEVDLKVQDSLPFHNGIELNNRYSNNTTETRLSGYMRYDNLWQAGHSLNMSFQVTPEDLNETKVVSGTYMIPYAGDYWVMYGVVSKSNISAVGDYKVIGNGNIVGMRYIHPLPALKTYYHSLTLGVDYKDFKETVGVLGSDSFNTPIAYTPFNMGYDATLKGEDSTTQLNTGVTFSVRGLGNDEQEFANKRYLAQSDFAYIRAGLKHTQNIYKGWQVYANVNGQLSNQPLISSEQFVAGGLDTVRGYLESSAFGDQGINTSFELRTPPLAKYVSGKIADMHGLAFYDAAHLSVNDPLPKQTDTFNLASYGLGLRLKGWHKMFAQVELAKALRSAGPVVEGDTRLHFRVGYDW
- a CDS encoding PEP-CTERM sorting domain-containing protein, which gives rise to MKFKFKALVASLALVAAVPASAAIATSASGNSSLILSLFDSTGAVSATFDLGFTKESFVQTADASWNLSTNVDQSAAWNSFTAAANMGTAQYAVFAGDALGSGAGAQSLFTTGAGVMARISNSTLTTALSSFDVYINANNGAASHNAVADGGSFNNASNGNAYVGVSSAYGGNAGKVGAFGSDANGLVGTNLNVWNLTSVAGNGLQLVTATQLNNAGFNPYFNLSADGVLSYVASAPVAAVPEADTTAMMLAGIGLMGFIARRRKSV
- a CDS encoding DsbC family protein, with translation MVTNNCFCRHIIQRALAILFASVSLLAHAGVQEDIATIQSTLESRTPPVKARSVKPSPIAGLYEVFVQGNLIYTDKNFSYVIVNGAMMDTTSKKNLTEESLKQLTTIKFSELPLQNAIEIKKGSGAYKFAVFSDPDCPYCKSLESGLAKAGISNYTAYIFLLPLKTLHPDAATKSESIWCAKDKAEAWTNFMVKGTAPEKANCDNPLSANEKLAVEIGVSGTPSIYLKNGHQTQNPQELVAAIKAHQ